One genomic region from Euzebyales bacterium encodes:
- a CDS encoding ABC transporter transmembrane domain-containing protein, translated as MPSRHRSRPVARLWRHAGTYRRRVVAAATASVLNKTFDLAPPFLIGAAVDIVVLGEGSFFGARFGITSPRDQLLVLAAVTVVVWVLESLFEYLFRVLWRNLAQDVQHELRLEAYAHVQELELRFFEDRQSGGLLAVLNDDVNQLERFLDIGANEILQLLTTVVLVGAAFVVLIGDLAWLAFLPVPVIIWGSVRFQHALEPRYALVRERAGELSATLSNNLQGIATIKAFTAERRESARIASGSQRYAQANRDAIRLSSAFVPLIRMAILAGFTAILVLGGLRALDGELEVGVYSVLVFITQRLLWPLTRLGETFDLYQRGMASTRRILDLLEEVPRVVPGTDVLPAPVRGDVTFEQVDFGYDDGAPVLSGLDLHVPAGQTHAIVGATGAGKSTIIKLLLRLYDPDRGRVLLDGVDISTLTFAGLRGVIGVVGQDVFLFHGTVGDNLRFGRPDATDAQLRRAAALAEADGFVAALPQGYDTVIGERGQKLSGGQRQRLSIARAILTDPTVFVLDEATSAVDNET; from the coding sequence ATGCCCTCACGTCATCGCTCACGACCGGTCGCGCGCCTGTGGCGCCACGCCGGCACCTACCGCCGCCGCGTGGTCGCCGCCGCGACCGCGTCGGTGCTGAACAAGACCTTCGACCTGGCGCCGCCATTCCTGATCGGCGCCGCGGTCGACATCGTCGTGCTGGGCGAGGGGTCGTTCTTCGGCGCCCGCTTCGGCATCACCTCACCGCGGGACCAGCTGCTGGTCCTCGCGGCGGTGACCGTGGTCGTGTGGGTCCTGGAGTCGTTGTTCGAGTACCTGTTCCGTGTGCTGTGGCGCAACCTCGCTCAGGACGTGCAGCACGAGCTGCGCCTCGAGGCGTACGCGCACGTCCAGGAGCTCGAGCTCCGCTTCTTCGAGGACCGCCAGTCCGGCGGGCTGCTCGCGGTCCTCAACGACGACGTCAACCAGCTCGAACGGTTCCTCGACATCGGCGCCAACGAGATCCTCCAGCTGCTCACCACGGTGGTGCTGGTCGGCGCCGCCTTCGTCGTGCTGATCGGCGATCTGGCCTGGCTGGCCTTCCTGCCCGTGCCGGTCATCATCTGGGGCTCGGTCCGCTTCCAGCATGCGCTGGAGCCGCGCTACGCGCTCGTGCGGGAGCGCGCGGGCGAGCTGAGCGCGACGTTGTCGAACAACCTGCAGGGCATCGCGACGATCAAGGCCTTCACCGCCGAGCGGCGCGAGTCCGCCCGCATCGCATCGGGCTCGCAGCGCTACGCGCAGGCCAACCGCGACGCAATCCGCCTGTCGAGCGCGTTCGTGCCGCTGATCCGCATGGCGATCCTGGCGGGCTTCACGGCGATCCTCGTCCTCGGGGGCCTGCGCGCGCTCGATGGCGAGCTCGAGGTCGGCGTCTACTCGGTGCTGGTGTTCATCACCCAGCGCCTCCTGTGGCCATTGACCAGGCTCGGCGAGACGTTCGACCTGTACCAGCGGGGCATGGCCTCGACCCGGCGGATCCTGGATCTGCTCGAGGAGGTGCCCCGGGTGGTCCCGGGCACCGACGTCCTCCCGGCGCCCGTGCGCGGGGACGTGACCTTCGAGCAGGTCGATTTCGGCTACGACGACGGTGCGCCCGTGCTGTCGGGCCTCGACCTGCACGTGCCGGCCGGCCAGACCCACGCGATCGTGGGCGCGACGGGCGCCGGCAAGTCGACGATCATCAAACTGCTGCTTCGGCTGTACGATCCCGACCGCGGCAGGGTGCTGCTCGACGGTGTCGACATCTCGACGCTGACGTTCGCCGGGCTTCGGGGCGTCATCGGCGTCGTGGGCCAGGACGTCTTCCTGTTCCACGGCACCGTGGGCGACAACCTGCGCTTCGGCAGGCCCGACGCGACCGATGCCCAGCTGCGGCGTGCGGCGGCCCTCGCCGAGGCGGACGGTTTCGTCGCGGCGCTGCCGCAGGGGTACGACACGGTCATCGGCGAGCGCGGGCAGAAGCTGTCCGGCGGCCAGCGCCAGCGCCTGTCCATCGCGCGGGCGATCCTGACCGATCCCACGGTCTTCGTCCTCGACGAGGCGACGAGCGCAGTGGACAACGAGACCGA
- a CDS encoding sigma-70 family RNA polymerase sigma factor — MTRAQRSSLGEALGAHRRLAETFRSEYARVLSVLVAELREFELAEDALSDAMMAAAEQWPSRGMPREPAGWLLAVARRRAIDRLRRAGTERRRAPLLIVPEAYDPPAGEPDAIPDERLRLLFTACHPALAREAQVALTLRVVGGLTTGEIARAFLVSEPTMGQRISRAKRKIRDAGIPYAVPDADELPPRLAGVRAVVYLIFNEGHTATAGSRLQRVELQDEAIRLATLLYQRLPDDGEHAGLLALLLLTAARRPARWRDGRPVPLPEQDRRLWDRGRIARGIALVDEGLAHDVAGPYLLQAAIAAVHAGASSYADTDWLAIIGWYDLLIGTSSEPVLRLNRAVARMEQGDLDVALDDIDGLVDELAGFSHFHAARAEVLTRLGRAGPARSELATAIELTDNEPLRDELTRRLAES, encoded by the coding sequence GTGACAAGGGCCCAGCGGTCGTCGCTCGGCGAGGCGCTCGGTGCCCACCGGCGCCTCGCCGAGACGTTCCGCAGTGAGTACGCACGGGTGCTGTCGGTGCTCGTCGCGGAGCTCCGCGAGTTCGAGCTCGCGGAGGACGCGCTCAGCGATGCGATGATGGCAGCCGCCGAGCAGTGGCCGTCCCGGGGGATGCCTCGCGAGCCGGCCGGTTGGCTGCTCGCCGTCGCGCGGCGCCGGGCGATCGACCGGCTGCGCCGTGCGGGCACCGAGCGGCGCCGGGCCCCGCTGCTGATCGTGCCCGAGGCATACGACCCGCCCGCCGGCGAGCCCGACGCGATCCCCGATGAGCGGTTGCGCCTGCTGTTCACGGCGTGTCACCCCGCGCTGGCGCGCGAGGCGCAGGTCGCGCTGACCTTGCGCGTGGTCGGCGGGTTGACGACCGGAGAGATCGCGCGGGCGTTCCTGGTGTCCGAGCCCACGATGGGCCAGCGGATCAGCCGGGCCAAGCGCAAGATCCGTGACGCCGGCATTCCGTACGCGGTGCCGGATGCCGACGAGTTGCCGCCGCGTCTGGCCGGCGTGCGCGCGGTGGTCTACCTGATCTTCAACGAGGGCCACACCGCGACCGCGGGCTCCCGGCTGCAGCGCGTGGAGCTGCAGGACGAGGCCATCCGGCTCGCGACCCTCCTATACCAGCGGCTGCCCGACGACGGCGAGCACGCCGGCCTGCTCGCGTTGCTTCTGCTGACCGCCGCCCGGCGGCCGGCCCGGTGGCGTGACGGCCGGCCGGTGCCGTTGCCGGAACAGGACCGCAGGCTGTGGGACCGCGGACGGATCGCGCGCGGCATCGCTCTCGTCGACGAGGGCCTGGCGCACGACGTCGCGGGTCCATACCTGCTGCAGGCCGCGATCGCCGCCGTCCATGCGGGGGCTTCGTCGTACGCCGACACCGACTGGTTGGCCATCATCGGCTGGTACGACCTGCTGATCGGCACGTCGTCCGAGCCGGTGCTGCGGCTCAACCGGGCCGTGGCGCGCATGGAGCAGGGTGACCTCGACGTCGCGCTCGACGACATCGACGGCCTGGTCGACGAGCTGGCGGGCTTCTCACACTTCCACGCCGCGCGGGCCGAGGTGCTCACCCGACTCGGCCGAGCAGGTCCGGCCAGGTCGGAGCTGGCGACTGCGATCGAGCTCACCGACAACGAGCCGCTGCGGGACGAGCTGACGCGCCGCCTCGCAGAGTCGTAG
- a CDS encoding YciI family protein: protein MKYLLLIAEEEGIRSQWSEQDQQADMQKWFEFTSEVQESGAYVDGEALHDTSTATTVRVNDGEVLTTDGPFAETKEIINGYYLVDVDDLDAAIGWAAKIPTLGAVEVRPVIEFDMPEA, encoded by the coding sequence ATGAAGTACCTGCTGCTCATCGCCGAGGAGGAGGGCATCCGCTCGCAGTGGTCCGAGCAGGACCAGCAGGCCGACATGCAGAAGTGGTTCGAGTTCACCTCCGAGGTGCAGGAGTCGGGAGCGTACGTCGACGGCGAGGCGCTGCACGACACGTCGACCGCGACGACCGTGCGGGTCAACGACGGTGAGGTCCTGACGACCGACGGGCCGTTCGCCGAGACCAAGGAGATCATCAACGGCTACTACCTGGTCGACGTCGACGACCTCGACGCGGCCATCGGCTGGGCGGCGAAGATCCCGACGCTCGGTGCGGTCGAGGTGCGGCCCGTGATCGAGTTCGACATGCCCGAGGCCTAG
- a CDS encoding Rrf2 family transcriptional regulator, which yields MWIARRTDYATRAVLLLALMDDDEPVKLDEIARRTAVPRSVLEQIMPLLRSAGLVRSERGPSGGYRLNKAPDEITMERVVRIFQGQLAPIGCATRSEPEPCEMTVGCALRGVWEDVRDATIAILRSTTFADLAARSGGPWTDPGLLEIGGLRQ from the coding sequence ATGTGGATCGCACGACGGACCGACTACGCCACCCGCGCTGTGCTCCTGCTCGCGCTGATGGACGACGACGAGCCGGTCAAGCTCGACGAGATCGCCAGGCGCACGGCCGTCCCGCGGTCGGTGCTCGAGCAGATCATGCCCCTGCTGCGCAGCGCCGGGTTGGTCCGTTCGGAGCGCGGCCCGAGCGGCGGCTACCGGCTGAACAAGGCACCGGACGAGATCACGATGGAGCGTGTCGTGCGCATCTTCCAGGGCCAGCTCGCGCCGATCGGCTGCGCGACGCGCAGCGAGCCGGAGCCATGTGAGATGACGGTGGGCTGTGCACTGCGCGGGGTGTGGGAGGACGTGCGCGACGCGACGATCGCGATCCTGCGGTCCACGACGTTCGCCGACCTCGCTGCACGCAGCGGCGGTCCGTGGACCGATCCGGGCCTGCTGGAGATCGGCGGGCTGCGCCAGTGA
- a CDS encoding sulfite exporter TauE/SafE family protein translates to MQMFVVLAIVGLAAQLVDGTLGMAYGMTSSTLLLATGLPPATASASVHLAEVGTTLLSGTAHWRFGNVDWRMVRRIALPGAIGAFLGATALSSISTELAAPWMALLLLALGVYVLVRFTFSGVPRPRRPLRGRWLAVLGIGAGFIDATGGGGWGPVATPTLLANGDMTPRRVIGSVDTSEFAVALAASLGFLLALGRQGVDPVAAGALLAGGVVAAPIAAWLVRHVPGRPLGSAAGGLIVLSNARVLLNAVGVPSDGRTGTYAVLIIAWTVAVAVAVRRERTDPTTFGESA, encoded by the coding sequence ATGCAGATGTTCGTCGTGCTGGCGATTGTCGGGCTGGCGGCGCAGCTCGTGGACGGCACCCTGGGCATGGCCTACGGCATGACCTCATCGACCCTGCTCCTGGCGACCGGGCTGCCGCCGGCCACCGCGTCAGCCTCCGTCCACCTGGCGGAGGTCGGAACAACACTGCTGTCGGGCACGGCGCACTGGCGGTTCGGCAACGTCGACTGGCGGATGGTGCGACGCATCGCGCTGCCTGGCGCGATCGGCGCGTTCCTCGGTGCGACCGCGCTGAGCTCGATCTCCACGGAGCTCGCGGCACCGTGGATGGCGCTGCTGCTCCTCGCGCTGGGTGTCTACGTCCTGGTGCGGTTCACCTTCAGTGGGGTGCCACGACCCCGCCGCCCCCTGCGGGGCCGGTGGCTGGCGGTCCTGGGCATCGGCGCCGGCTTCATCGACGCCACCGGCGGCGGGGGCTGGGGCCCCGTGGCCACCCCGACGCTGCTGGCCAACGGCGACATGACGCCGCGCAGGGTCATCGGCTCGGTCGACACCAGCGAGTTCGCGGTGGCGCTGGCGGCGAGCCTCGGCTTCCTGCTGGCACTCGGCCGGCAGGGCGTCGACCCCGTCGCGGCAGGCGCACTGCTCGCAGGGGGCGTGGTGGCGGCACCGATCGCCGCATGGCTGGTGCGGCACGTGCCCGGGCGCCCACTCGGGTCCGCGGCCGGTGGCTTGATCGTGCTCAGCAACGCCCGCGTGCTCCTCAACGCGGTCGGTGTCCCGTCCGACGGTCGGACGGGGACCTATGCCGTCCTGATCATCGCCTGGACGGTCGCCGTGGCCGTGGCAGTTCGGCGCGAGCGGACCGACCCGACGACCTTCGGCGAGTCCGCCTAG
- a CDS encoding homogentisate phytyltransferase yields MVAFSRPHTIIGTSLSVAALAVLAALSTGWWAGWPQVLAVLVGSLAINVYIVGLNQVTDVDIDRVNKPWLPLASGALTMPAAKGLVTGSAALAGVIGLLTGPYALAAFAVGFVVGTAYSLPPVRLKRRALWAALSIAGVRGLAVNLLLYLHFVTVVGAEPVVPALIVVLTAVVLAISLVIAWFKDIPDMDGDRRFRVRTLTLRLGARRVLLLGLAVLAVAYAAVIAAAIVGVPGLHGGVLAGTHLAALAVLLVASARVDLTRQPSVARFYLVIWALFYAEYIAFPAAGLLA; encoded by the coding sequence ATGGTGGCGTTCAGCCGACCGCACACGATCATCGGCACGTCGTTGTCGGTGGCGGCCCTCGCGGTGCTGGCGGCGCTGTCGACGGGCTGGTGGGCGGGGTGGCCGCAGGTGCTCGCCGTCCTGGTCGGCAGCCTCGCGATCAACGTCTACATCGTCGGTCTGAACCAGGTCACCGACGTCGACATCGACCGGGTCAACAAGCCGTGGCTCCCACTCGCATCGGGTGCACTGACGATGCCGGCCGCGAAGGGCCTGGTCACCGGCTCGGCGGCACTGGCAGGTGTGATCGGGCTGCTGACCGGCCCGTATGCGCTGGCGGCGTTCGCGGTCGGCTTCGTCGTCGGCACGGCCTACTCGCTGCCACCGGTCCGGCTGAAGCGGCGCGCGCTGTGGGCGGCGCTGTCGATCGCCGGCGTCCGCGGGCTTGCCGTGAACCTGCTCCTGTACCTGCACTTCGTGACGGTCGTGGGCGCGGAGCCGGTCGTGCCGGCGCTGATCGTCGTCCTGACCGCCGTGGTACTGGCGATCAGCCTCGTCATCGCCTGGTTCAAGGACATCCCCGACATGGACGGCGACCGCCGCTTCCGCGTGCGCACGCTCACGCTGCGGCTGGGTGCGCGGCGGGTGTTGCTGCTCGGGCTGGCCGTCCTCGCGGTCGCCTACGCCGCGGTCATCGCCGCGGCCATCGTTGGTGTGCCCGGCCTGCATGGTGGCGTGCTGGCCGGGACACACCTCGCGGCGCTGGCGGTGCTGCTGGTGGCCAGCGCCCGGGTCGATCTGACGCGCCAGCCGTCGGTCGCCCGGTTCTACCTCGTGATCTGGGCGCTGTTCTACGCGGAGTACATCGCGTTTCCGGCCGCCGGGCTGCTTGCATGA